Proteins from one Flavobacterium branchiarum genomic window:
- a CDS encoding S9 family peptidase: MKLKIILFLFLNLGLIASAQENLTYQKPSKSILDLADYERAPSVSLDTKKEYILLSYRNTYKTLDDLNQEELRLAGLRINPITNISSTVTYVKNLKLRKVNDTKEIEIANLPANPQISYTSWSPNDKKILFTNTTKTGVELWIIDVATAKATKLTDATLNANIGTPFSWFNDNETILVKMLPKNRPALLDSKKDLPTGPIVSTADGSKSQNRTYADMLKNKNDETNFENIITSEIYKVNINNGAATLFKNAAMYSSERISPDGNYIMLTTIQKPFSYIVPLNRFPSKAVVYDKNGTEVKTVNEVPLYEVMPKGFMAVRNGKREMSWRNDKPATLSYVVALDEGNPANKVDFRDEVFLWNAPFNTEATSLVKTPQRYSGIIWGNENTAILSDEWYDTRNTKTYLINPAEPTQKPRLIFDRNSQDIYSNPGNFEYKKNQYNRYVLAIENDNAFLLGEGFTKDGQFPFISELNLKTLKTKRLYTSSFKDKKEDILSIEDFKTGKVLVQIQSKNDYPNYYFRNIQKQNSLTQLTFFKNPFESIKNVSKEVIKYKRKDGVELSGTLYLPAGYDKVKKEKLPLLIWAYPAEYKDKKSAGQSNQNPNEFTFPYYGSFVYWVTKGYVVLDDASFPIIGEGTTEPNDNFITQLVDDAEAAIDAVDALGYINKKKVAIGGHSYGAFMTANLLTHSNLFACGIARSGAYNRTLTPFGFQTEQRNYWEVPNVYNAMSPFMHADKMKTPLLLVHGEADNNPGTFTLQTERYFQAIKGLGGPARMVILPKESHGYVAKENILHLLWEQDQFLEKNLKN, encoded by the coding sequence ATGAAATTAAAAATTATTCTATTTCTATTTTTAAATCTTGGCTTAATTGCTTCAGCACAAGAAAACTTAACGTATCAAAAGCCTTCAAAATCAATTTTGGATTTGGCTGATTACGAAAGAGCCCCTTCTGTATCATTGGATACAAAAAAAGAATACATTCTATTAAGTTATAGAAATACCTACAAGACCTTAGATGATTTAAACCAAGAGGAACTTCGTTTAGCTGGTTTGAGAATTAATCCTATAACTAATATCTCAAGTACAGTTACGTATGTAAAAAATCTAAAATTGAGAAAGGTCAACGATACCAAAGAAATAGAAATAGCAAATTTGCCGGCAAATCCACAAATTAGTTATACTTCATGGTCACCAAATGACAAAAAGATTTTATTTACTAATACAACAAAAACTGGAGTAGAACTTTGGATTATAGATGTTGCTACTGCAAAAGCAACTAAACTAACTGATGCTACATTAAATGCTAACATAGGAACTCCATTTAGCTGGTTCAACGACAATGAAACTATTTTAGTAAAAATGCTACCTAAAAACAGACCAGCATTATTAGATTCTAAAAAAGATTTACCAACTGGCCCAATTGTTTCTACTGCTGATGGTTCTAAATCACAAAACAGAACCTATGCAGATATGTTGAAAAACAAAAATGATGAGACTAATTTTGAAAACATCATTACTTCAGAAATCTACAAAGTAAACATCAATAATGGTGCTGCTACTTTATTTAAAAATGCAGCTATGTACTCTTCTGAAAGAATTTCTCCAGACGGAAATTACATAATGCTAACAACAATTCAGAAACCATTCTCTTATATTGTTCCTTTAAACAGATTTCCATCTAAGGCAGTTGTTTATGACAAAAATGGTACTGAAGTAAAAACAGTAAACGAAGTACCTCTTTATGAAGTTATGCCAAAAGGTTTTATGGCTGTTCGTAATGGAAAAAGAGAAATGTCATGGAGAAACGACAAACCTGCTACACTTTCTTACGTAGTTGCATTAGATGAAGGAAATCCAGCTAATAAAGTTGACTTTAGAGACGAAGTGTTTCTTTGGAACGCTCCATTTAACACTGAGGCAACTTCATTGGTAAAAACACCTCAACGTTACAGTGGTATTATTTGGGGGAATGAGAATACTGCAATTCTTTCTGATGAGTGGTATGACACACGTAATACTAAAACTTATTTAATTAATCCTGCAGAACCTACTCAAAAACCAAGATTGATTTTTGATAGAAACTCACAAGATATCTACTCTAATCCTGGAAATTTTGAGTACAAGAAAAACCAATACAACAGATATGTTCTTGCTATAGAAAACGATAATGCTTTTCTTCTTGGTGAAGGATTTACTAAAGATGGTCAATTCCCATTTATTAGCGAACTAAATCTTAAAACATTAAAAACAAAACGCTTATACACTTCTTCATTTAAAGACAAAAAAGAAGATATTCTAAGCATTGAAGATTTTAAAACAGGAAAAGTTTTGGTACAAATTCAATCCAAAAATGATTATCCTAATTACTATTTTAGAAACATCCAGAAACAAAATAGTTTAACTCAACTTACTTTTTTCAAAAATCCATTTGAAAGCATTAAAAACGTAAGCAAAGAGGTTATTAAATACAAACGTAAAGATGGTGTTGAATTATCTGGGACTTTATATTTACCTGCTGGTTATGACAAGGTAAAGAAAGAAAAACTACCGTTATTAATCTGGGCTTATCCTGCAGAATACAAAGATAAAAAAAGCGCAGGACAGAGTAACCAGAATCCAAATGAGTTTACATTTCCTTATTATGGATCATTTGTGTACTGGGTAACTAAAGGATACGTTGTTCTTGACGATGCTTCTTTCCCTATTATTGGTGAAGGAACTACTGAGCCTAATGATAATTTTATTACACAACTTGTTGATGATGCCGAAGCGGCTATTGATGCAGTTGATGCTTTAGGATACATAAACAAAAAGAAAGTTGCAATTGGAGGACATTCATATGGCGCTTTTATGACTGCTAATTTACTTACACATTCTAATCTTTTTGCTTGCGGAATTGCTAGAAGTGGTGCTTACAACAGAACGTTAACTCCTTTTGGTTTCCAAACAGAGCAACGTAACTACTGGGAAGTTCCGAATGTTTACAATGCAATGTCTCCTTTTATGCATGCTGACAAAATGAAAACGCCACTACTTTTGGTACATGGTGAAGCTGATAACAACCCTGGTACATTTACTTTGCAAACAGAACGCTATTTTCAAGCTATAAAAGGATTAGGTGGACCAGCAAGAATGGTGATTTTACCTAAAGAATCTCATGGTTATGTAGCTAAAGAAAACATTTTACATTTACTTTGGGAACAAGATCAGTTCTTAGAGAAAAATTTAAAAAACTAA
- a CDS encoding 3-oxoacyl-ACP synthase III family protein produces MYHSKIAGLGYYVPSNVVTNDDLSKVMDTNDEWIQERTGIEERRHIIRGEDTTTSMGVKAAEIAIQRSGVAKEDIDFVVFATLSPDYYFPGPGVLVQRDLGLKTVGALDVRNQCSGFIYAISVADQYIKTGMYKNVLVIGSEVHSTGLDMTTRGRGVSVIFGDGAGAAVLSREEDTTKGILSTHLHSEGQHAEELSLMAPGMGARWVTDILADNDPNDESYFPYMNGQFVFKNAVVRFAEVINEGLVANNLEVSDIDMLIPHQANLRISQFIQKKFGLNDDQVYNNIQKYGNTTAASIPIALTEAWEKGKIKSGDTVVLAAFGSGFTWGSAIIKW; encoded by the coding sequence ATGTATCATTCAAAAATAGCGGGATTAGGATATTATGTCCCTTCAAATGTAGTGACCAATGACGATTTGTCAAAAGTAATGGATACTAATGACGAGTGGATACAAGAACGAACAGGAATTGAAGAGCGCAGACATATTATTCGTGGAGAAGATACTACAACTTCTATGGGAGTAAAAGCTGCTGAAATAGCTATTCAACGTTCTGGAGTAGCAAAAGAAGATATTGATTTTGTTGTTTTTGCAACATTAAGCCCAGATTATTATTTTCCAGGACCAGGAGTTTTGGTGCAACGTGATTTAGGATTAAAAACTGTTGGAGCATTAGATGTAAGAAATCAATGTTCAGGTTTTATATATGCTATTTCGGTAGCGGACCAATATATTAAAACTGGAATGTATAAAAATGTTCTTGTAATTGGTTCAGAAGTGCACTCGACAGGTTTAGATATGACAACCAGAGGAAGAGGAGTATCTGTAATTTTTGGAGATGGAGCTGGAGCTGCAGTTTTAAGTAGAGAAGAAGACACTACAAAGGGAATATTATCGACACATTTGCATTCAGAAGGTCAACATGCTGAAGAATTATCTCTAATGGCACCAGGAATGGGCGCACGTTGGGTAACAGATATTTTAGCAGACAATGATCCAAATGACGAAAGTTATTTTCCTTATATGAATGGACAATTTGTATTTAAAAATGCAGTAGTTCGTTTTGCCGAGGTAATTAACGAAGGTTTAGTTGCTAATAATTTGGAGGTTTCAGATATTGATATGTTAATTCCTCATCAGGCAAACTTGAGAATTTCTCAATTCATTCAGAAGAAATTTGGATTGAATGATGATCAGGTATATAACAATATTCAGAAATACGGTAATACAACCGCAGCATCTATTCCTATTGCATTAACAGAAGCATGGGAAAAAGGAAAGATTAAATCTGGAGACACTGTAGTTCTTGCTGCATTTGGTAGTGGGTTTACATGGGGAAGCGCAATTATCAAATGGTAA
- a CDS encoding copper homeostasis protein CutC codes for MEKSKLEIACFNLDSVEIAQANGVNRIELCVNMKEGGTTPGLSLVLAAREKATIDLNVIIRPRGGDFVYSDAEFQEMKESIIEYKKGKVDGFVFGNLNRDGSVNIEQNTELVNLAAPLPCTFHRAFDVVSDVAKSLEDVINCGFKTILTSGQGKNVVEGIDVLIDVVQKANNRIVIMPGGGLRSSNIGLLKEKIGNTFFHSSAITDSGETASVIEINALISQL; via the coding sequence ATGGAAAAAAGTAAATTAGAGATTGCGTGTTTTAATCTTGATTCTGTCGAAATCGCTCAGGCAAATGGAGTGAACAGAATTGAGTTATGTGTTAATATGAAAGAGGGCGGAACGACTCCTGGTTTAAGTTTAGTTCTAGCAGCTAGAGAAAAAGCTACTATTGATCTGAATGTAATTATAAGGCCACGTGGTGGTGATTTTGTTTACAGCGATGCTGAATTTCAGGAAATGAAAGAAAGTATAATCGAATATAAAAAGGGTAAGGTTGATGGTTTTGTATTTGGGAATCTTAACCGTGATGGAAGTGTCAATATAGAGCAAAATACAGAATTAGTTAATTTGGCGGCGCCACTTCCTTGTACCTTTCATCGTGCCTTTGATGTTGTTTCAGATGTTGCTAAATCTCTTGAAGATGTAATTAATTGTGGTTTTAAAACAATCTTAACATCAGGACAGGGGAAAAATGTTGTAGAAGGAATTGATGTGCTTATTGATGTTGTTCAAAAAGCAAATAATAGAATAGTAATTATGCCAGGCGGAGGGCTTCGATCTTCGAATATTGGGTTGCTGAAAGAAAAAATAGGGAATACTTTTTTTCATTCATCAGCGATTACTGATTCTGGAGAAACAGCAAGTGTAATAGAAATTAATGCTTTAATATCGCAGTTGTAG
- a CDS encoding outer membrane beta-barrel family protein produces MKLKIIMLLLIGVITSVQAQNSGSISGKVLEKATNSPISYATIAVKEEGKTIASGVTDDKGDFNLKNIPLKNYILEIQYIGYKPYKANLYFSDSKKEYTFKVTLEEEATQLKGVNIVSERSTIEQKIDRKVITVGKDLTTAGASASDIMNNIPSVNVDQDGKLSLRGNSNVRVLIDGRPTNMDPAQLLKQIPSTSIKKIELITNPSAKYNPEGMSGIINVILHKNANTGFNGNFNAGITFGETAKYNNSLDLNYKVGKVNFFGTAGRNFGVYGNEGLINRLDTPLTQDLDITNDNDSHLYKIGMDYYINDKNTISVYTNQNSFDGFTDINTDINYGEGPIKKIYQNSKYDNKNNNNTYNIAYKHLFKKEGHTLDVEGNYNDFKQPQLSYFDTKTTDDTGNTTTAIYKNDIRDVRKNSTLNVDYVNPLNDKTTLEAGAEARFTRTTNDFLTGNPLTPIDKRISNYTYDIDIYSAYVTFGQKFKKFSYQVGARFESYKVQANLNAGQTTFEDDYITLYPSAYITYNLNENNTFQFSYSRRVDRPSIEQTKPIPEFSTPLVTSLGNPELRPQFTNSVEINYTKTFGKSTFTAGVYVRSINDQISRTLSPDDSDLTKEKQIMSYANFDNNTAYGFEMSANYKATKWLDIQPSIDFSSIKQQGIVFVIDPLTDVSKPEDKEINANSFNARMNANFKVNKRLSFLLFGFYRGSVDGIQNNSHDMYKMDAGTRYTLLDNKMTLSLRFNDIFDTMKYAFDSKNPYPQTGKFTWESQTVYFGLSYNFGGGKNKSLQRKQREDNTNKGGGGMF; encoded by the coding sequence ATGAAACTTAAAATTATCATGTTATTGCTTATCGGAGTAATAACATCGGTACAAGCTCAAAATTCTGGAAGTATTTCTGGAAAAGTACTAGAGAAAGCAACTAATTCGCCAATCTCTTATGCTACCATTGCCGTAAAAGAAGAAGGTAAAACTATCGCAAGTGGAGTAACTGATGATAAAGGAGACTTTAATTTAAAAAATATTCCTTTAAAAAATTATATTTTAGAGATACAATACATCGGATATAAACCATACAAAGCGAATCTTTATTTTAGTGATTCAAAAAAAGAATACACTTTTAAAGTTACTCTTGAAGAAGAGGCAACTCAATTAAAGGGAGTAAACATTGTTAGCGAACGTTCTACTATTGAACAAAAAATCGATAGAAAAGTTATTACTGTCGGTAAAGATCTTACTACTGCTGGTGCTTCGGCTTCAGACATTATGAACAATATCCCTTCGGTGAATGTGGATCAGGATGGTAAATTATCTTTGCGTGGTAACTCAAATGTACGTGTATTAATTGACGGTAGACCAACAAATATGGATCCTGCTCAATTACTAAAACAAATTCCGTCTACATCTATCAAAAAAATTGAGTTAATCACTAATCCAAGTGCTAAATACAATCCGGAAGGAATGTCTGGAATCATCAACGTTATTTTGCATAAAAATGCGAATACTGGTTTTAACGGAAACTTTAATGCTGGAATAACTTTTGGGGAAACTGCAAAATACAATAATTCATTAGACTTGAATTACAAAGTTGGAAAAGTAAATTTCTTTGGAACCGCAGGACGTAACTTTGGTGTGTATGGTAATGAAGGTCTAATTAATAGATTAGATACTCCGCTGACTCAAGATTTAGATATTACGAACGATAATGATTCTCATCTTTATAAAATTGGTATGGATTACTATATCAATGATAAGAACACCATTTCTGTATACACCAATCAGAACTCTTTTGATGGTTTTACTGATATTAATACTGATATTAATTATGGAGAAGGACCAATTAAAAAAATCTACCAAAATTCAAAGTATGACAATAAGAATAATAACAACACCTACAATATAGCCTACAAGCATCTTTTCAAAAAAGAAGGCCATACTCTTGATGTTGAAGGAAACTACAATGATTTCAAGCAACCTCAACTTTCTTATTTTGACACAAAAACTACTGACGATACAGGAAACACAACAACTGCTATTTACAAAAACGACATCAGAGATGTTAGAAAAAACAGCACGTTAAACGTTGACTATGTAAATCCGCTAAACGATAAAACAACACTTGAGGCTGGTGCCGAGGCAAGATTTACAAGAACTACAAATGATTTCTTAACCGGAAATCCTTTAACACCAATTGACAAAAGAATTTCAAATTACACGTATGATATTGATATTTATTCTGCTTATGTAACTTTTGGCCAAAAATTTAAAAAATTCAGTTATCAAGTAGGGGCACGTTTTGAAAGTTATAAAGTTCAAGCCAACTTAAATGCTGGACAAACTACTTTTGAAGATGATTACATTACATTATATCCATCGGCATATATTACCTATAACCTTAATGAAAATAACACCTTTCAATTTAGCTATAGCCGTCGTGTAGATCGTCCTAGTATTGAACAAACTAAACCAATCCCAGAATTCTCTACTCCATTGGTAACCTCTCTAGGAAATCCTGAGTTAAGACCACAATTCACTAATTCTGTCGAAATAAACTATACCAAAACTTTTGGCAAAAGTACATTCACAGCTGGAGTTTACGTAAGAAGCATTAATGACCAAATTAGCCGTACGTTAAGTCCTGATGATAGCGATCTAACGAAAGAGAAGCAAATTATGAGTTATGCCAATTTTGACAATAACACCGCATATGGATTCGAAATGTCTGCAAATTATAAAGCTACGAAATGGTTAGACATTCAACCGTCTATCGATTTCTCAAGCATAAAACAACAAGGAATTGTCTTTGTTATTGACCCATTGACTGATGTTTCAAAACCAGAAGACAAAGAAATTAATGCCAACTCTTTTAATGCCAGAATGAATGCAAACTTTAAAGTGAATAAACGTTTGAGTTTCTTATTATTTGGTTTTTACAGAGGTTCTGTTGACGGAATACAAAACAACAGCCACGACATGTACAAAATGGATGCTGGTACTCGCTACACTTTGCTAGACAATAAAATGACTTTAAGCTTACGTTTTAACGATATCTTCGACACTATGAAATATGCTTTCGATTCTAAAAACCCTTATCCTCAAACAGGAAAATTTACATGGGAGAGTCAAACCGTTTATTTTGGTCTTAGCTACAACTTTGGTGGTGGTAAAAACAAAAGTTTGCAACGCAAGCAAAGAGAAGACAATACGAATAAAGGTGGTGGAGGAATGTTCTAA
- the argS gene encoding arginine--tRNA ligase, translating to MSLSQILTPSIQKAIQALFEVTVDKVEFQTTRKEFEGDITMVIFPLLKVIKSNPVELGNKIGNYLVENLPEVARFNVVSGFLNIVVSDTYYVNFFNGIKDGKNFGFVEPNPSDKAIIVEYSSPNTNKPLHLGHVRNNLLGYSVAEIIKASGKKVYKTQVINDRGIHICKSMLAWEKFGNGETPQSTGLKGDKLVGNYYVKFDKVYKEQINELIEAGKTEEEAKKQAPIILEAQEMLLKWEAGDPAVKELWAKMNQWVYDGFAITYKNLGVNFDSYYYESNTYLLGKDVVQIGLDKGIFEKDPDGSVWIDLTDEGLDRKIVLRSDGTAVYMTQDIGTAIQRVKDHPDVGGMVYTVGNEQDYHFKVLFLILQKLGFDWASSLYHLSYGMVDLPSGKMKSREGTVVDADDLMQEMTDTAQEISEGLGKLDSFSEDEKAKLYSTIGLGALKYYILKVDPKKRILFNPEESVDFAGNTGPFIQYTYARIQSIIRKADFDFGVTLTGIELLHEKEKELVKQIELFPEVIQNAALNHSPALIANYTYDLVREYNSFYQSVHILGEEDLTKKIFRVQFSQKVGEIIKSSFSLLGIQVPERM from the coding sequence ATGTCATTATCACAAATTCTTACGCCTTCTATACAAAAAGCAATACAAGCCTTATTTGAAGTAACGGTAGATAAAGTCGAATTTCAAACTACTAGAAAAGAGTTTGAAGGGGATATTACTATGGTTATTTTTCCATTACTGAAAGTGATTAAAAGTAATCCCGTTGAGTTAGGAAATAAAATAGGGAATTATCTTGTAGAAAATCTTCCTGAGGTAGCCCGTTTTAATGTGGTTTCAGGTTTCCTGAACATTGTTGTTTCGGATACTTATTATGTGAATTTCTTTAACGGAATAAAAGATGGAAAAAACTTTGGTTTCGTAGAGCCAAATCCTTCTGATAAGGCAATCATTGTAGAGTACTCTTCACCAAATACAAACAAGCCACTACACTTAGGTCACGTTCGTAACAATTTGTTAGGATATTCTGTAGCTGAAATTATTAAAGCTTCTGGGAAAAAAGTTTATAAAACACAAGTTATAAATGATAGAGGAATTCATATCTGTAAATCAATGTTGGCTTGGGAAAAATTTGGAAATGGAGAAACTCCTCAAAGTACAGGTTTAAAAGGAGACAAATTGGTTGGGAATTATTATGTAAAATTTGATAAAGTTTATAAAGAACAAATCAATGAACTAATTGAAGCAGGTAAAACCGAAGAAGAAGCCAAAAAGCAAGCACCGATTATTCTAGAAGCACAAGAAATGCTTTTAAAATGGGAAGCTGGCGATCCCGCTGTAAAAGAACTTTGGGCTAAAATGAACCAATGGGTTTATGATGGTTTTGCTATTACTTATAAAAACCTAGGAGTAAATTTTGATAGTTACTACTACGAAAGTAATACTTACTTATTAGGTAAAGATGTTGTTCAGATAGGTTTGGATAAAGGAATTTTCGAAAAAGATCCAGATGGTTCTGTTTGGATTGACTTAACCGATGAAGGTTTAGATCGTAAAATTGTGCTTCGTTCAGATGGAACTGCAGTTTACATGACTCAAGATATTGGAACAGCTATTCAGCGTGTTAAAGACCATCCAGATGTTGGAGGAATGGTTTACACAGTAGGAAACGAGCAAGATTACCACTTTAAAGTATTATTTTTAATACTTCAAAAATTAGGTTTTGACTGGGCTTCAAGCTTATATCATTTATCATACGGAATGGTTGATTTACCTTCTGGTAAAATGAAAAGCCGTGAAGGAACTGTAGTCGATGCCGATGACTTAATGCAAGAAATGACAGATACAGCTCAAGAAATCTCAGAAGGTTTAGGTAAACTAGATAGTTTCTCTGAAGATGAAAAAGCTAAATTATACAGCACAATCGGACTAGGTGCGTTAAAATATTACATTTTAAAAGTAGATCCTAAGAAACGTATTTTGTTTAACCCAGAAGAATCTGTTGATTTTGCAGGAAATACAGGGCCATTTATTCAATATACTTATGCAAGAATTCAATCGATTATCCGTAAAGCCGATTTTGATTTCGGAGTTACGCTTACTGGAATTGAATTGCTTCACGAAAAAGAAAAAGAATTAGTAAAACAAATCGAGCTTTTTCCAGAGGTAATTCAGAATGCTGCGCTTAATCATAGTCCAGCTCTAATTGCTAATTATACCTATGACTTGGTAAGAGAATATAATTCATTTTATCAGTCGGTACATATTTTAGGAGAAGAAGATTTGACTAAAAAAATATTTAGAGTACAGTTCTCTCAAAAAGTTGGTGAGATTATAAAATCAAGTTTCAGCTTATTAGGAATACAAGTTCCTGAAAGAATGTAA
- a CDS encoding DUF6607 family protein, with translation MITKGLCLSAVMALSINFGFAQESKKQQDIKSIKSMCGCYEVKFNFTETFQYPKDTANYKPSKTKHESALEWVELLEDTPNKIVMQHLLIVSDDMIIKHWRQDWMFENTDLYLFDKETSWKYKKLDKKAVKGQWSQKVYQVDDSPRYEGTSSWAHIDGKDYWVNTTDAPLPRREHTVRDDYNVLKRRNIHEITATGWNHEQDNDKLIRDDNEKDVLLAQEKGMDVYTKVPDIKCIAAQKWWKENNALWKNVRDKWQTLFDRHQDLNLEAKVDRKALFSYLFDLEPTTKKAETDAIIDKFVKK, from the coding sequence ATGATTACAAAAGGGCTCTGTTTATCTGCCGTTATGGCGTTATCTATTAATTTTGGATTTGCTCAAGAATCTAAAAAACAACAAGATATTAAGTCGATAAAATCGATGTGTGGTTGCTATGAAGTGAAATTTAATTTTACTGAAACTTTTCAATACCCAAAAGATACAGCCAATTATAAGCCATCAAAAACTAAACATGAATCTGCTTTAGAATGGGTAGAATTATTAGAAGATACTCCTAACAAAATTGTAATGCAACACCTACTTATAGTAAGTGACGATATGATTATTAAACACTGGAGACAAGATTGGATGTTTGAGAACACTGACTTGTATTTATTCGACAAAGAAACTTCTTGGAAATACAAGAAATTAGATAAAAAAGCAGTAAAAGGACAATGGTCTCAAAAAGTATATCAAGTAGATGACAGTCCAAGATATGAAGGTACTTCTTCATGGGCACATATTGACGGGAAAGATTACTGGGTAAATACTACAGACGCTCCATTACCGCGTAGAGAACATACTGTACGTGATGATTATAATGTTTTAAAAAGAAGAAACATTCATGAAATTACTGCTACAGGATGGAATCATGAGCAAGATAATGACAAACTGATTCGCGATGACAACGAAAAAGATGTTTTGTTAGCACAAGAAAAAGGAATGGATGTGTACACTAAAGTTCCAGATATTAAGTGTATCGCTGCTCAAAAATGGTGGAAAGAAAATAATGCTCTTTGGAAAAATGTTCGTGACAAATGGCAAACTCTTTTTGACAGACATCAAGATCTAAACTTAGAAGCTAAAGTAGATAGAAAAGCACTTTTTTCTTATTTGTTTGATTTAGAACCAACTACTAAAAAAGCAGAAACGGATGCAATAATCGACAAATTTGTAAAAAAATAA